In the Campylobacter sp. RM6914 genome, one interval contains:
- a CDS encoding RecB family exonuclease → MNTLYVFTSLRQIRDFNLKFQDSLIPKAYTIDEFERCATFVKNRVQADSTKLLLIMREACKMSERAQKKLNIPTEFFAFLKNNDYLFSFYKELASQKKTISDIKFSDIYASYEEHLQILEEVAKNYKEILVKNSLYDEITFCDIYEMNGDFIKSYDEIICEVSGILSEVDWEILQKCSKLTTLKIRFQTSKYNQKLILRIANICAKEPSEFELYHKFELNLSTLEIVNLGKTKQNKLVLTRAFEHESLQAAFVFEKISTFMKDGILPQNIAVILPDESFAQTLRAFDDKNMLSYAMGLPFEYSQFYAVLSALNEAVKENLALNLSENFLKERDDIGEIETFLNFSNINKVLFEKFKNLYPLSVKFEIFNEIIFEISSLYPNKDVDKILSEEMFFISNLTKDEALKFAELVEILLMRLKAKSIDEAHGGEVRAIGILESRGLNFDGVIIVDFNDDIVPKRSVNEMFLSSKVREKAGLISYYERENLQRFYYESLISGAKKVAISYVVNESKIASRFLSEFDCVYDTSFANDDYLGLFPLGRIAKFEPIKLQVGHDFFADELSFSRLDTFLSCARKYYYKYILHLNEGKNLELKSHSKYGKIIHDALFKYYLEFKEFKLQEFMKFISDKGLNPLEYKITEQKFKIFEQNEKERALQGWEISELECEKRAVYEGVKIYGRIDRIDKKDVLGKSEFCVIDYKTGAVPKDTLQLAFYQALLGENSQAYFYDLKEKMSLDPSKTAEIPQLKEALDKAKEYFVKEASFEQNIGSSCTYCAYKTFCLGQTS, encoded by the coding sequence ATGAACACACTTTACGTCTTTACAAGCCTTCGTCAGATCCGTGATTTTAACTTAAAATTTCAAGATTCACTCATACCAAAAGCATACACGATAGATGAATTTGAGCGTTGTGCTACCTTTGTTAAAAACAGAGTGCAGGCTGATAGCACGAAGCTTTTACTTATCATGCGCGAAGCTTGTAAGATGAGTGAGAGGGCACAAAAAAAACTAAACATACCTACTGAATTTTTTGCGTTTTTAAAAAACAACGACTATCTTTTTTCGTTTTACAAAGAGCTTGCAAGCCAGAAAAAAACCATATCTGATATTAAATTTAGCGATATTTATGCCAGCTATGAGGAGCATTTGCAAATTCTTGAAGAGGTGGCTAAAAATTATAAAGAAATTTTGGTTAAAAACTCCCTTTATGACGAGATCACTTTTTGTGATATTTATGAGATGAATGGTGATTTTATCAAGTCGTATGACGAGATCATATGTGAAGTTTCTGGAATTTTAAGTGAAGTAGACTGGGAAATTTTACAAAAATGTTCCAAACTCACGACGCTAAAGATAAGATTTCAAACATCAAAATATAACCAAAAGCTCATTTTGCGTATAGCAAACATCTGCGCTAAAGAGCCGAGTGAATTTGAGCTATATCATAAATTTGAACTAAATTTAAGCACGCTAGAGATAGTAAATCTTGGCAAAACAAAACAAAACAAGCTTGTTTTAACAAGAGCTTTTGAGCATGAAAGTTTGCAGGCTGCATTTGTTTTTGAAAAAATTTCGACGTTTATGAAAGATGGGATTTTGCCACAAAATATTGCCGTGATACTTCCAGATGAAAGTTTTGCACAGACTTTAAGAGCTTTTGATGATAAAAACATGCTTAGCTATGCCATGGGTTTGCCGTTTGAGTATTCGCAGTTTTATGCGGTTTTAAGTGCATTAAATGAGGCGGTAAAGGAGAATTTGGCTTTAAATTTATCTGAGAATTTTTTAAAAGAGCGAGATGATATTGGCGAGATAGAGACATTTTTAAATTTTTCTAACATCAACAAAGTGTTGTTTGAAAAGTTTAAAAATTTATACCCTTTAAGCGTTAAATTTGAAATTTTTAACGAGATTATCTTTGAGATCTCATCGCTTTATCCAAACAAAGATGTTGATAAAATTTTAAGTGAAGAGATGTTTTTTATCTCAAATTTAACAAAAGACGAAGCGTTAAAATTTGCCGAGCTGGTAGAAATTTTGCTCATGAGGCTAAAGGCCAAAAGCATAGATGAAGCACATGGAGGCGAGGTTAGGGCGATTGGTATTTTGGAGAGTCGCGGTCTTAATTTTGACGGAGTAATAATTGTTGATTTTAACGATGACATCGTGCCAAAAAGAAGCGTGAATGAGATGTTTTTAAGCTCAAAAGTCCGTGAAAAAGCAGGGCTTATAAGCTATTATGAACGTGAAAATTTGCAAAGATTTTATTATGAAAGTTTAATTAGCGGCGCTAAAAAAGTTGCGATTAGCTACGTTGTAAACGAGAGTAAAATAGCTTCGAGATTTCTTAGTGAATTTGACTGCGTTTATGATACTAGCTTTGCAAATGATGATTATTTAGGACTGTTTCCTCTCGGACGCATAGCTAAATTTGAGCCGATCAAACTTCAAGTCGGGCATGACTTTTTTGCAGACGAGCTGTCGTTTTCAAGGCTTGATACATTTTTAAGTTGCGCTAGAAAATACTACTATAAATACATTTTACATCTAAACGAGGGCAAAAATTTAGAGTTAAAAAGTCATAGTAAATACGGTAAGATCATACACGACGCACTCTTTAAGTATTACTTGGAATTTAAAGAATTTAAGCTGCAAGAGTTTATGAAATTTATCTCGGACAAAGGGCTTAATCCACTTGAATACAAAATCACCGAGCAAAAATTTAAAATTTTCGAGCAAAATGAGAAAGAAAGAGCTCTGCAAGGCTGGGAGATAAGCGAGCTTGAGTGCGAGAAAAGAGCAGTTTATGAAGGTGTTAAAATTTATGGTCGTATAGATCGTATAGATAAAAAAGATGTGCTTGGAAAAAGTGAGTTTTGTGTGATAGATTATAAGACCGGAGCGGTTCCCAAAGATACTCTTCAGCTTGCGTTTTACCAGGCTTTGCTTGGTGAAAACTCACAGGCATATTTTTATGACTTAAAAGAAAAAATGTCGCTAGATCCAAGCAAAACGGCTGAAATCCCACAACTTAAAGAGGCGCTTGATAAAGCAAAAGAGTATTTTGTAAAAGAGGCAAGTTTTGAGCAAAATATCGGCTCTTCTTGCACATACTGCGCTTACAAGACATTTTGTCTGGGGCAAACATCATGA